The following proteins come from a genomic window of Novosphingobium aromaticivorans DSM 12444:
- the cpdR gene encoding cell cycle two-component system response regulator CpdR, whose amino-acid sequence MIRILLAEDEEAMRTYLTRALENAGYSVAAVDRGTAAIPLLEREQFDLLLSDIVMPEMDGIELAQRCAEISPATKVMFITGFAAVTLKANREAPQARVLSKPFHLKDLVMEVERVFEDAAFAGTRQP is encoded by the coding sequence ATGATCCGGATACTGCTCGCCGAAGACGAAGAGGCGATGCGCACCTATCTTACGCGCGCGCTCGAGAACGCCGGATATTCGGTGGCTGCGGTCGATCGCGGCACCGCCGCCATCCCCCTGCTCGAACGCGAGCAGTTCGACCTGCTGCTTTCTGACATCGTCATGCCGGAGATGGACGGAATCGAACTGGCCCAGCGCTGCGCGGAGATCAGCCCGGCGACCAAGGTCATGTTCATCACCGGATTCGCCGCCGTCACCCTCAAGGCAAACCGAGAGGCACCGCAGGCGCGCGTGCTTTCCAAGCCGTTCCACTTGAAGGACCTGGTCATGGAAGTCGAACGGGTGTTCGAGGACGCGGCATTCGCGGGCACGCGCCAGCCCTGA
- a CDS encoding N-formylglutamate amidohydrolase — translation MHHPGDHGGDSTQVQGGSVPGNPGVPAYTLKLTDPSPIPVVIAVPHAGRAYAKSLLDRMRHPGFAAPRLEDRYADLLGEAVSRHTGAALLIAHAPRAMLDLNRASDDVDWEMLGGAPADASAAPSAFGRRARSGLGLIPRRLPGLGELWKRRLDHGELTERIASIHQPYHGALAATLEQIRDRWGAALLVDLHSMPPLAARSPGEKAPEFVVGDRFGASCDGGIVASAFSYLTESARRAAHNRPYAGGYVLERHACRHEGLHCLQLEIDRTCYLDSRMAEPGPGFQATVELLIGLVRRLAVDVADLGRTSDRGRWRAAAE, via the coding sequence ATGCATCATCCGGGCGACCATGGGGGCGATTCGACGCAGGTCCAGGGAGGATCGGTGCCTGGAAATCCGGGCGTACCGGCCTATACCCTGAAGCTGACGGACCCTTCACCGATCCCGGTCGTGATCGCAGTTCCCCATGCCGGGCGCGCCTATGCCAAGTCGCTACTGGACCGCATGCGCCATCCCGGCTTTGCCGCGCCGCGTCTGGAGGATCGCTATGCCGACCTTCTGGGCGAAGCGGTCTCGCGCCACACGGGGGCGGCACTCCTGATCGCCCATGCCCCGCGCGCCATGCTCGATCTCAACCGGGCGAGCGATGACGTCGATTGGGAAATGCTTGGCGGCGCCCCTGCCGATGCTTCGGCGGCGCCCAGTGCCTTCGGGCGGCGTGCCCGCAGCGGCCTCGGCCTGATTCCGCGCCGCCTTCCGGGGCTCGGCGAATTGTGGAAGCGGCGGCTCGATCATGGCGAACTGACGGAACGCATCGCCTCGATCCATCAACCCTATCACGGCGCGCTCGCCGCGACGCTGGAGCAGATTCGTGATCGCTGGGGCGCGGCACTGCTGGTCGATCTCCACTCGATGCCGCCGCTTGCCGCGCGCTCGCCGGGAGAGAAGGCGCCCGAATTTGTCGTGGGTGATCGCTTCGGTGCGTCCTGCGATGGCGGGATTGTCGCCTCGGCGTTCAGCTACCTTACCGAATCGGCCCGCCGAGCGGCGCATAACCGGCCATACGCCGGTGGCTACGTGCTGGAACGCCATGCCTGTCGCCACGAAGGCCTGCACTGCCTCCAGCTCGAGATCGACCGCACCTGCTACCTCGATTCGCGCATGGCAGAGCCCGGTCCCGGCTTCCAGGCCACCGTCGAGCTTCTCATCGGCCTGGTACGGCGCCTCGCGGTCGACGTAGCCGATCTTGGCCGCACCTCGGACCGGGGCCGCTGGCGGGCCGCTGCGGAGTAG
- a CDS encoding SapC family protein → MASAPQANLPMFYNDLMPLNSRDHAAWKAKNADAAPWLIGQHAIPLTAEEFPQAARHYPIIFASGDNPVPLALMGLNEGVNVFVDEDGKVTQPVYIPAYVRRYPFLLAKLNPNSEELSLCFDPSSGLIGDSVDGVELFSDGQPSEATKAALGFCEQFEQAGQRTQAFIDELKKHDLLMEGEVAIQQQGNEQPFIYRGFQMVNQDKLRETRGDVLRGWAQSGLLPLLYAHLFSLELISQIFGAQVQMGKGPIPATPVPAE, encoded by the coding sequence ATGGCCAGCGCGCCGCAAGCCAACCTGCCGATGTTCTACAACGACCTTATGCCGCTCAACAGCCGCGACCACGCCGCGTGGAAGGCGAAGAATGCGGATGCGGCCCCCTGGCTCATCGGCCAGCACGCCATCCCCTTGACGGCAGAGGAATTTCCGCAGGCCGCGCGCCACTACCCGATCATTTTCGCATCGGGCGACAACCCCGTTCCGCTGGCCCTGATGGGCCTTAACGAAGGCGTGAACGTGTTCGTCGACGAGGACGGCAAGGTCACGCAGCCGGTCTACATCCCGGCCTATGTCCGCCGCTATCCGTTCCTCCTCGCCAAGCTCAACCCGAACAGCGAAGAGCTGTCGCTGTGCTTCGATCCCTCGTCCGGCCTGATCGGCGATTCGGTCGACGGCGTGGAGCTTTTCTCCGACGGCCAGCCTTCGGAAGCGACCAAGGCCGCGCTCGGCTTCTGCGAACAGTTCGAACAGGCCGGCCAGCGTACGCAGGCCTTCATCGACGAACTGAAGAAGCATGACCTCCTGATGGAAGGCGAAGTCGCCATCCAGCAGCAGGGCAACGAACAGCCGTTCATCTATCGCGGTTTCCAGATGGTCAACCAGGACAAGCTGCGCGAAACCCGTGGCGACGTGCTGCGCGGCTGGGCGCAAAGCGGGCTCCTGCCGCTGCTTTATGCTCACCTGTTCTCGCTCGAACTGATCAGCCAGATCTTCGGCGCGCAGGTCCAGATGGGCAAGGGCCCGATCCCGGCGACCCCGGTTCCGGCCGAGTAA
- a CDS encoding FAD-binding oxidoreductase, with amino-acid sequence MNSAFLEEAARLLGPKGLTTSAEDMAPWLTDWRGRYTGKALALASPASTAEVSALVRLCAEHGVPIVPQGGNSGMSGGATPFESGTELVLSLRRMNRILALDPAARTATCEAGVILQVLHEAAEKEGLRFPLSLGGKGSATVGGLVSTNAGGTQVLRHGSMRALVLGLEGVLADGSVLNQLTPLKKDNRGFDLKQVLIGSEGTLGIVTAATLKLEPGIAGRSVMWAGTASLHDARALLLLAGDMAGSLLEGFEVLPQHSLEAVLAYLPDARAPLAGPHEWHALIELVAGDAETAARLPEISERLLTEAFERGLVADATIAASEDQAERLWLIRETISPAERAIGPAMQHDISVPVEKMPAFVEAAVPQLEADWPGTQAVCFGHLGDGNVHFHVIAPPGSERAAWEAGDGKAISAQVHDMVTAWGGSISAEHGIGRLKRDELDRLGDPVMLATMRAIKRALDPKGLLNPGKLV; translated from the coding sequence ATGAACAGCGCGTTTCTGGAAGAAGCGGCCCGCCTGCTCGGGCCCAAGGGGCTGACGACGTCGGCGGAAGACATGGCACCGTGGCTGACGGACTGGCGCGGGCGCTATACCGGAAAGGCGCTCGCCCTCGCCTCGCCGGCCAGCACGGCGGAAGTCTCGGCGCTGGTCAGGCTGTGTGCCGAACACGGCGTGCCGATCGTGCCACAGGGCGGAAACAGCGGCATGTCGGGCGGCGCGACGCCATTCGAGAGCGGAACCGAACTCGTCCTCTCGCTGCGGCGGATGAATCGCATCCTTGCGCTGGACCCGGCCGCGCGCACCGCGACGTGCGAGGCCGGCGTCATCCTCCAGGTGCTTCACGAGGCGGCGGAGAAGGAAGGGCTGCGCTTTCCGCTGTCGCTGGGCGGCAAGGGTTCGGCGACCGTGGGCGGGCTGGTCTCGACCAATGCGGGGGGCACGCAGGTCCTGCGCCACGGATCGATGCGCGCGCTGGTGCTGGGACTGGAGGGGGTGCTGGCAGACGGGTCCGTGCTGAACCAGCTCACCCCGCTCAAGAAGGACAACCGCGGGTTCGACCTGAAGCAGGTGCTGATCGGGTCGGAAGGAACGCTGGGGATCGTGACGGCGGCGACGCTGAAGCTTGAGCCGGGAATCGCGGGCCGTTCGGTGATGTGGGCGGGAACCGCATCGCTGCACGACGCGCGCGCCCTGCTGTTGCTGGCGGGCGACATGGCCGGCAGCCTGCTGGAAGGTTTCGAGGTCCTGCCGCAGCACAGCCTCGAGGCGGTGCTTGCCTACCTGCCGGATGCCCGCGCGCCCCTGGCCGGGCCGCACGAGTGGCATGCGCTGATCGAACTCGTGGCGGGAGACGCCGAGACCGCCGCGCGGCTGCCCGAGATATCGGAGCGCCTGCTGACCGAGGCCTTCGAGCGCGGTCTCGTGGCCGACGCGACGATCGCGGCGAGCGAGGACCAGGCCGAGCGGCTGTGGCTGATCCGCGAGACCATCTCTCCCGCCGAACGCGCGATCGGCCCCGCCATGCAGCACGACATTTCGGTGCCGGTGGAGAAGATGCCGGCTTTCGTCGAGGCGGCGGTGCCCCAGCTCGAGGCGGACTGGCCTGGAACGCAGGCGGTGTGCTTCGGGCACCTGGGCGACGGCAACGTCCACTTCCACGTCATCGCCCCACCCGGCAGCGAGCGGGCGGCGTGGGAGGCGGGCGACGGCAAGGCGATCAGCGCGCAGGTCCACGACATGGTGACAGCCTGGGGCGGATCGATATCGGCCGAACACGGCATCGGCCGCCTGAAGCGCGACGAACTCGACCGGCTGGGCGACCCGGTGATGCTGGCCACGATGCGCGCGATCAAGCGGGCGCTTGACCCCAAAGGGCTGCTAAACCCCGGAAAGCTGGTGTGA
- a CDS encoding DEAD/DEAH box helicase, protein MKFADLGLSDELLKSVLDAGYDEPTPIQAQAIPAVLMMKDIIGIAQTGTGKTAGFVLPMIDILAHGRRRALMPRSLILEPTRELAAQVAENFEKYGKNHDLKMALLIGGVQMGDQVKALQEGVDVLIATPGRLMDLFERGKILLTGCEMLVIDEADRMLDMGFIPDIENICSKLPTTRQTLLFSATMPPPIKKLADKFLSNPKSIEVARPAATNTNIAQFKVRSTTRQKREVLRHLLRTDNVSTAIIFANRKTTVRELAKSLQRHGFAAGEIHGDMDQSARNAELQKFKDGEISILCASDVAARGLDVKGVSHVFNFDTPWHPDDYVHRVGRTGRGGATGRAFTLVSDEDSESIENVEKLQGTKIPEFKVELPGKEERKPRESGAERDEEPKRGSRRERPAREERKPRAERESRPEREARPEREVRAERAPRREPTPYRDQSEPPSKPGEWNGPIPEFLAVSAL, encoded by the coding sequence ATGAAGTTTGCCGACCTCGGCCTCTCGGATGAATTGCTCAAGTCGGTACTGGACGCCGGCTACGACGAGCCGACTCCGATCCAGGCGCAGGCCATTCCCGCTGTCCTCATGATGAAGGACATCATCGGCATTGCCCAGACCGGCACCGGCAAGACCGCCGGCTTCGTGCTGCCGATGATCGACATCCTCGCCCACGGACGCCGACGCGCGTTGATGCCGCGCTCGCTGATTCTCGAACCCACGCGCGAACTGGCCGCCCAGGTCGCCGAGAACTTCGAAAAGTACGGCAAGAACCACGATCTCAAGATGGCACTGCTCATCGGCGGCGTGCAGATGGGCGACCAGGTCAAGGCGCTGCAGGAAGGCGTCGACGTGCTGATCGCCACGCCGGGCCGTCTGATGGACCTGTTCGAACGCGGCAAGATCCTCCTCACCGGCTGCGAGATGCTGGTGATCGACGAGGCTGACCGCATGCTCGACATGGGCTTCATCCCCGATATCGAGAACATCTGCTCGAAGCTGCCGACCACGCGCCAGACGCTGCTGTTCTCGGCCACCATGCCGCCGCCGATCAAGAAGCTGGCCGACAAGTTCCTGTCGAACCCCAAGTCGATCGAGGTGGCCCGCCCGGCGGCGACCAACACCAACATCGCCCAGTTCAAGGTCCGCAGCACCACCCGCCAGAAGCGCGAAGTCCTGCGCCACCTGCTGCGCACCGACAACGTCAGCACCGCGATCATCTTCGCCAACCGCAAGACGACCGTGCGTGAACTGGCCAAGTCCTTGCAGCGCCACGGCTTTGCCGCCGGCGAAATCCATGGCGACATGGACCAGAGCGCCCGCAACGCCGAACTCCAGAAGTTCAAGGACGGCGAAATCTCGATCCTGTGCGCGTCCGATGTCGCCGCCCGCGGGCTCGACGTGAAGGGCGTGAGCCACGTCTTCAACTTCGACACGCCCTGGCATCCGGACGATTACGTCCACCGCGTCGGCCGCACCGGTCGCGGCGGCGCCACCGGTCGCGCCTTCACGCTGGTCTCCGACGAGGACAGCGAATCGATCGAGAACGTCGAGAAGCTGCAGGGCACCAAGATCCCCGAGTTCAAGGTCGAACTCCCGGGCAAGGAAGAGCGCAAGCCGCGCGAATCCGGCGCCGAACGCGACGAAGAGCCCAAGCGTGGCAGCCGCCGCGAACGCCCCGCGCGCGAGGAACGCAAGCCCCGCGCCGAACGCGAATCTCGCCCCGAACGCGAAGCCCGTCCGGAACGCGAAGTCCGCGCCGAACGTGCTCCGCGCCGCGAGCCGACGCCCTACCGCGACCAGTCCGAGCCGCCGTCGAAGCCCGGCGAGTGGAACGGCCCGATCCCCGAGTTTCTGGCCGTCTCCGCGCTCTGA
- a CDS encoding ATP-dependent helicase, giving the protein MSSPVPANPHASNAWLDGLNPPQREAVTTTEGPVLMLAGAGTGKTAALTARLANLLRQRLAWPSEILCVTFTNKAAREMRERVGNLIGPAVEGMPWLGTFHAIAAKMLRRHAELVGLQSNFTIIDTDDQLRLLKQLVVAEGIDEKRWPARQLAGLIDKWKNRGLNPADLDALENEAYANGKGQRFYALYQNRLRELNACDFGDLLMHMLNIFRREREVLEMWQQRFKYVMVDEYQDTNAVQYLWLRLLAQNRKNICVVGDDDQSIYSWRGAEVANILRFEKDFPGAKVIRLEQNYRSTPHILGAASGLIAENSERLGKTLWTEVDGGDKVRVIGVWDAPEEARRIGDEIERLEREGAPLDRVAILVRAQFQTRTIEDRFIQIGLGYRIVGGFRFYERAEIRDALAYLRIIASPQDDLAFERIYNTPKRGLGDKTLEKLHRHARARSIPLSLASVEILDTDELPARARGTLAALMRDFGRWRDASKSLVPAELARTILDESGYTAALQAEKTAEAAGRLENLTELARAMEEYETLGDFLEHVSLVMDNEAVADEEKVTIMTIHAAKGLEFDNVFLPGWEEGVFPSQRSLDEGGLASLEEERRLAYVAITRARRHCTILHAANRQIYGQWTSSIPSRFIGELPAEHIEEETTLSGGASMWRANWSEREDPFAHVAQATPSRGASRGPGWQRAAAQPYNPQPRRIAETTRSAASFAAKPRSDISVGARVFHEKFGYGTVAEQEGNKLEIDFESAGRKRVIDSFVKLAG; this is encoded by the coding sequence ATGTCCTCCCCTGTCCCCGCGAATCCGCACGCCAGCAATGCCTGGCTCGATGGCCTGAACCCGCCCCAGCGCGAGGCCGTGACGACGACCGAGGGGCCGGTGCTGATGCTGGCCGGCGCGGGCACCGGAAAGACCGCCGCCCTGACCGCACGCCTTGCCAACCTGCTGCGCCAGCGGCTGGCCTGGCCGAGCGAGATCCTGTGCGTGACCTTTACCAACAAGGCCGCGCGCGAAATGCGCGAGCGCGTGGGGAACCTGATCGGACCGGCGGTGGAAGGCATGCCTTGGCTGGGCACATTCCATGCCATCGCGGCGAAGATGCTGCGCCGCCATGCCGAACTGGTCGGACTGCAATCGAACTTCACGATCATCGACACCGACGACCAGCTTCGGCTGCTCAAGCAGCTTGTCGTGGCGGAAGGCATTGACGAAAAGCGCTGGCCCGCGCGCCAGCTCGCCGGGCTGATCGACAAGTGGAAGAACCGGGGGCTCAACCCTGCCGACCTCGATGCGCTGGAAAACGAGGCCTATGCCAACGGCAAGGGCCAGCGGTTCTATGCACTCTACCAGAATCGCCTGCGCGAACTGAATGCCTGCGATTTCGGCGACCTGCTGATGCACATGCTCAACATCTTCCGGCGCGAACGCGAGGTGCTGGAAATGTGGCAGCAGCGCTTCAAGTACGTGATGGTGGACGAATACCAGGACACCAACGCGGTGCAGTACCTGTGGCTGCGGCTGCTGGCGCAGAACCGCAAGAACATCTGCGTGGTGGGTGACGACGACCAGTCCATCTATTCCTGGCGCGGCGCGGAAGTGGCCAACATACTGCGCTTCGAAAAGGATTTTCCCGGCGCGAAGGTGATCCGGCTGGAGCAGAACTACCGGTCTACCCCGCATATCCTGGGTGCTGCATCGGGGCTGATCGCGGAGAATTCCGAGCGGCTCGGCAAGACATTGTGGACCGAGGTCGACGGCGGCGACAAGGTGCGCGTGATCGGCGTGTGGGACGCGCCGGAGGAAGCGCGGCGGATCGGCGACGAGATCGAACGGCTGGAGCGCGAGGGCGCGCCGCTCGACCGTGTGGCGATACTGGTGCGCGCGCAGTTCCAGACGCGGACGATCGAAGACAGGTTCATCCAGATCGGGCTGGGCTATCGCATCGTCGGCGGTTTCCGGTTCTACGAGCGCGCGGAGATCCGCGATGCGCTCGCCTACCTGCGGATCATCGCAAGCCCGCAGGACGACCTCGCCTTCGAGCGGATCTACAATACGCCCAAGCGCGGGCTTGGCGACAAGACGCTGGAGAAGCTGCACCGCCACGCACGGGCGCGGAGCATTCCGCTGTCGCTGGCATCGGTCGAGATCCTCGACACCGACGAGCTTCCGGCGCGGGCGCGGGGCACGCTGGCAGCACTGATGCGCGACTTCGGCCGGTGGCGCGATGCGTCGAAGTCGCTCGTCCCGGCGGAACTGGCGCGCACGATCCTCGACGAAAGCGGCTATACCGCCGCCCTTCAGGCGGAGAAGACCGCGGAGGCCGCCGGACGCCTTGAAAACCTTACCGAACTTGCCCGCGCGATGGAGGAATACGAGACGCTGGGGGACTTCCTCGAGCATGTCAGCCTGGTGATGGACAACGAGGCCGTGGCCGACGAGGAAAAGGTCACGATCATGACCATCCACGCGGCCAAGGGGCTGGAATTCGACAACGTGTTCCTGCCCGGATGGGAGGAAGGCGTGTTTCCTTCGCAACGCTCGCTCGACGAAGGCGGCCTGGCCTCGCTGGAAGAAGAGCGCCGCCTTGCCTATGTGGCGATCACCCGCGCTCGGCGGCATTGCACCATCCTTCACGCCGCCAATCGCCAGATCTATGGCCAGTGGACCAGTTCGATCCCCTCGCGCTTCATCGGCGAACTGCCTGCGGAGCACATCGAGGAAGAGACCACGCTATCGGGCGGCGCATCGATGTGGCGGGCGAACTGGAGCGAACGCGAAGATCCCTTCGCCCATGTCGCGCAGGCAACGCCGTCGCGCGGAGCCTCGCGCGGGCCGGGCTGGCAGCGCGCCGCCGCGCAGCCCTACAACCCGCAGCCGCGCCGGATCGCCGAAACCACCCGCAGCGCGGCGAGCTTTGCCGCCAAGCCGCGCAGCGACATCAGCGTGGGCGCGCGCGTCTTCCACGAGAAGTTCGGCTACGGCACCGTGGCCGAGCAGGAAGGCAACAAGCTGGAGATCGATTTCGAAAGCGCGGGGCGGAAGCGCGTGATCGACAGCTTCGTGAAGCTCGCTGGCTAG
- a CDS encoding MFS transporter, whose product MNPIRQHGRVLTASLVGTAVEFYDFYIYATAAALVIGPLFFPTESQAAQTLLSFMTFGLAFFARPVGAVAFGHFGDRIGRKSTLVASLMLMGGSTLLIAFLPTYAIAGWIAPALLCLLRFGQGFGLGGEWGGAALLAVENAPRGWEARFGSAPQLGAPLGFFFANGLFLLLGLGLSDADFAAWGWRVPFLASAVLVGVGLWVRLKIGETPSFREAMEKAPPPQVPISRLLRGHSPAVLAGIAGVVACFAIFYLATTFALSFATTALGYAKQEFLAVQLGANTFFALGILVAGYWADKTSVRRVLGTGAALTAVLGMVFGTGLGSGSLAVVFATLASSLFIMGLAYGPLGAWLPTLFPVSVRYTGISLAFNVGGIIGGALAPFAAAWLAGVGGTAYVGVFLTLAGAMTLAGVQFSPRGAEPGEA is encoded by the coding sequence ATGAATCCGATTCGCCAGCACGGCCGCGTGCTGACCGCCAGCCTCGTCGGCACGGCGGTCGAGTTCTACGATTTCTATATCTACGCGACGGCGGCGGCGCTGGTCATCGGTCCGCTTTTCTTTCCCACGGAATCGCAGGCTGCCCAGACTCTCCTCTCCTTCATGACCTTCGGCCTGGCGTTCTTCGCGCGGCCCGTCGGGGCGGTGGCCTTCGGGCATTTCGGTGATCGCATCGGGCGCAAGTCGACGCTGGTCGCGTCGCTCATGCTGATGGGCGGATCGACGCTGCTGATCGCGTTCCTGCCAACTTATGCGATCGCCGGGTGGATCGCCCCGGCGCTGCTTTGCCTCCTGCGCTTCGGTCAGGGTTTCGGGCTTGGCGGGGAGTGGGGCGGGGCGGCGCTGCTGGCGGTGGAGAATGCGCCGCGCGGCTGGGAAGCGCGCTTCGGCAGCGCGCCGCAGCTTGGCGCGCCGTTAGGGTTCTTTTTCGCCAACGGCCTGTTCCTCCTGCTCGGCCTCGGCCTCTCGGACGCGGACTTTGCCGCCTGGGGCTGGCGCGTGCCGTTCCTTGCCAGCGCGGTGCTGGTCGGCGTGGGCTTGTGGGTGCGGCTGAAGATTGGCGAAACGCCCTCGTTCCGTGAAGCTATGGAAAAGGCGCCGCCGCCGCAGGTGCCCATTTCCCGCCTGCTGCGCGGTCACTCCCCGGCCGTCCTCGCCGGGATCGCCGGCGTGGTCGCGTGCTTCGCCATCTTCTACCTCGCGACGACCTTCGCCCTGTCCTTTGCCACGACCGCGCTGGGCTATGCCAAGCAGGAATTCCTTGCGGTCCAGCTTGGCGCCAACACCTTCTTCGCGCTCGGCATTCTCGTGGCGGGCTACTGGGCCGACAAGACTTCGGTCCGGCGTGTCCTCGGCACGGGCGCGGCGCTCACCGCGGTGCTCGGCATGGTCTTCGGGACCGGGCTGGGCTCGGGCTCGCTTGCGGTGGTCTTCGCGACGCTCGCCTCGTCGCTGTTCATCATGGGCCTTGCCTACGGGCCGCTCGGCGCGTGGTTGCCGACGCTCTTTCCGGTGTCGGTGCGCTACACCGGCATTTCACTGGCGTTCAACGTCGGCGGGATCATCGGGGGCGCGCTGGCGCCCTTCGCCGCGGCCTGGCTCGCGGGAGTGGGGGGCACCGCCTATGTCGGCGTGTTCCTGACCCTGGCTGGGGCGATGACGCTGGCGGGCGTACAGTTCTCCCCCCGGGGGGCCGAACCCGGGGAGGCGTGA
- the rsmD gene encoding 16S rRNA (guanine(966)-N(2))-methyltransferase RsmD — MRIIAGEWRGRPLRAPEGDTTRPTADRTRETLFSMLASRLGGFEGLAVADLFAGSGALGLEALSRGAASAVFVEQDPAAVRAIRANIAALRCAPQCDVRAASVLTLGPAKQPLDLVMLDPPYGTGAGAVAIDRLVRLGWIGEATWISLETAVKEVPEVKVCTVDAQRKVGKALLTLMRLK; from the coding sequence ATGAGAATCATTGCCGGAGAATGGCGCGGCCGTCCGCTGCGTGCGCCCGAGGGCGATACCACCCGCCCCACCGCCGACCGCACCCGCGAAACCCTGTTCTCGATGCTCGCCAGCAGGCTGGGCGGGTTCGAGGGGCTGGCCGTGGCCGACCTGTTCGCCGGGTCCGGCGCGCTGGGGCTTGAAGCCCTGTCGCGCGGGGCCGCGTCGGCCGTGTTCGTCGAGCAGGATCCCGCCGCCGTCCGCGCGATCCGCGCCAACATCGCCGCGCTGCGCTGCGCCCCGCAGTGCGACGTGCGCGCCGCATCGGTGCTGACGCTGGGACCGGCGAAGCAGCCGCTCGACCTCGTCATGCTCGACCCGCCCTATGGCACCGGTGCCGGTGCTGTCGCGATCGACCGGCTGGTCCGGCTGGGCTGGATCGGCGAGGCGACGTGGATCAGCCTCGAGACCGCCGTCAAGGAAGTGCCCGAGGTCAAGGTCTGCACCGTCGACGCGCAGCGCAAGGTGGGCAAGGCGCTGCTTACGCTGATGCGGCTGAAGTAG